The window GCCCTGACAGCATATATGGTAGTGTCGTGAAGCGGCGGCGGAATACTAGTGGCAAAGCTGTTAACCGTACTTAATCCCCGCCCGACCATTTCCACGCTATCGTAAACAATCGAGCTGCCCTCATCGATTCCCACCCGGATCGGATGGAGCAGAGTCGTGTCATATTCGAAACGGATGATAAAACCGCCGATCGGAAGTTCGTTCTTGATCTGAATCGGCATTCTCACTATCGAATCGGGCAGGCCCTTGAAATCGGCGATATCAAGCCCGTAATGGACGCTGTCGATTATCAACTGGGCGCGGCTCTCGCCTCCGAAAATGATCAGGACAACAAATATCAAGAGCAGGGGGATTTTGTAGTACGGCATCATCCACCTCGAAGATTTATTTTTTTCTCGCTCTAAATGAGTAAACATATTGGCACCTATCTATTTTATAAGAATCATTTTTTTCTGAGCCGCATAGTCCGCCGCCTTCAAGCGATAAAAATAGATTCCGCTGGCGACCGCATTTCCACTGTGGTCCTTCCCATCCCATATGGCCGTGTGATGTCCGCCCGGAAGGTCCCCCTGTACCAGGGTGGCCACCTCCGCGCCCAGCAGATTATAAACCGTCAACCTGACCTGGGCCGGGGCGGGAAGATCAAACCTGATCTCCGTTGCCGGATTGAACGGATTGGGGAAGTTTTGATATAATGTATATCCTGTCGGCAGAGTCGTTGGATCACCCTTGACCGCAACCGGTATCGTGTAACCATCCGCCGAGGAGGCTTGAATTTCCTTTATCGTAAACGCCGAAATATCTTCTATTTTCAAGAACCGACCGACACCCGCCGGAATGACCGCGCCGTTCTCGCTATAGAGCAGAACGCGCAGAAGGTTGCCGTCGGTATTCCATTTGCACCGCATCCCCCCGCTCTCCGGTCCGGCTACAAGGTTCAAACCGGCCGGAATTTCCCGGACACCTTCAAGCGTCAGTGCCAGAGCGCCCAGGTTTTCAAAGGCATCATAACTCAACTCGAAACCGCCGGCATCATCCCGGACATAAACATCAACCGGCGACAGATTATACCTCGGCTTGGCAGTCGGATAACTGCCGTTGACCAGCCGATTCAAAAGAAAAACCAGGTCGGCCACCGTTCCCGGAGTTCCATCTTTATTCACGTCGGAATTGGCCCGCTGAACCGGATCCAGCGGGAATTGCCGGGGATTGATGAAATAATTCGTGAAATAAACCATATCGCCGATTTCATACGGCATCCCGTTCAGATTGATATCCCCCAGATTGCCCATTGCTGATTTCAACACCCTGATATATCCGTCATAGTAATCTATCGAGGATTGTTCGATACGATTACCCGAAGTATCGGTCAGGGTATTGTCTATGCCGGTAAGAAGATCGCGGAACACGAATCTCAGAGGAATCGAAAATCCGGCGAAATTGAGATCGCTCGTGATATAAAAAGTAAGTCTGACAATCGGGCCGCTCCCGGCGGCAAGATCGGGGGCGACCGTGCTGTTGAGCATGTCGGCAATTCCGGTCAACCGAACATCCCCCTGAATCCCCCGGTCGTTGAGCTTATAATTGAAATACTCAAAGGCGGCCGCTCTGGTTTCGGTCTTAGAAATCGAAATCAAACTCAGGCCCGAAGCATCGTAGTTGGTAACAAGATCAAATCCCGAGATCGGCTCCAAATTGGCCAAATTTATATTCACCGTGGCTATTTCGCCCGGATAACCCGACGATGTATCGATGGTCAGGGCATAGATAACCGCCGGCGCCATGCTCAAAACGACCTCGGCGGTATCGGCGGCGTCATACTGGTCAATCGCGGCGATCCTGACCGGATAATACCCCGAATCGCGGTAGCTGCTCTCCCAACTGATATGCCCCGGATTGCCGCCGCTGAATGAAACCCGGTCGGGCAAGGTGAGAAGGCTCCAACTGACCCGGTCATGGTCGGGATCATCAGCGCTCAAATCGCATGAAACTAATTCGCCGGCCACACCGCTTACCGTGTCCGGAGCGGCTATAATCGGCCGTCTGTTCTTATTAGTAACTATGATTTCCGTCCTAATCAGGCTGGAATTATGCCCATCGCCCGCCCAGAAAGTCAACTCGAATGGCGACCCTTCCGAGGAATTGGGGCCGGTGAAATTTGGGGTCCAGCTGAAATCGGCGGTGCCGTTTCCCTTATCGAGGAAAATCGACCCCAACGGCCGCGAAATGATCCCCAGCGTAATCGCATCAAGGTCGGTATCGGTTGCCGTGATTTTCAATTGGAGCCGTTCACCCTCCATAACATATTGCCTCGCAATAGGCTCTATCACAGGAGCACTATTGGCCGTTTCCGCAGCCAATAAAACCCGAGCCGGAACGCCGGTCAGAACCATCAAACTCATTGCGATACAATAAAATAATTTCATATATATATCTTTTCAAAGCGGTTTTCGCCGCTAATAGTCTGAGCAATAAACAGACCGAAATCGGTCAAATCCATCTTCTCACTCCCTGCCGTCAGCTCTCTGCGGCAGATTTCCGTGTCAAAACCCTCTGATTTTTCCGACTACTCCTTTGTCCTTTAGGAATCAAAGGGTTACAAAGATTTTTTTACTCTCTCTCAACTCAATAACAAGGGTCAAATTATCAAGTTCCGGCTAAAGAAAATTTGATTAAATGTGAGGCGGGCGGGTAATATTGAGACTCTATTACTTCTTCTACCGTAATATTGCATATGGTTGCAAGTACAAAGAGGGACCATCCGTGGAGATAAAACAAAAAAGCCCCAAGACCTACATTTCGAAAACAGATTGTAATCTTTGGGGGCCATTCAACCTTCCTGACTTCTCACCCGAATATTCATTTCTTTAACTAAATCCTCAGGCAGTTACTCTCCTTATTTAAAACTCCAAGGGGAGGTTTTAAACCTCCCCTTGGGGATCAGTGTATGGTTACTTCATCAGTACCATCTTCTTGGTAGCGGAGAACTTCCCAGCTTCTACTTTATAGAAGTAGATGCCGGTGGCTACGTTCGAAGCATCCCAGGTCACGACCTGCTTGCCAGCCGGGCTGTAGCCATTATAGCCAGCAACCTTCTGACCGGCAACGTTATAGATCGACACGGTCCAGTCGGAAGCGACCGGCAGCATCAGCTCTATAATCGTCACAGGGTTGAACGGGTTAGGATAGTTGGAAATGCTGAACGCAGTCGGAAGCATTCCGACCTTGTACGCGTTGCCAAAATAATCGACAGCGTCAACCGACTTCACAGTGCCATTGGTGTTCAGGATTCCACCAGTGCAGGTGGCGCCCTTATCCATGCTGTTGTAAACCAGAGCAACCGTGTTGCCGTTGAGGGTGCCGGTCATCAGAGTCATGTTGGAGGCACCAGCGCCGAGTGAAACATCAGCCGCGCCGTTGAATACGAAATAGGCCGCGCCAAGTTCGGCATCGACAGTCACAACGTTACCATTGAGACCGAAGTTAGCCGTGTTGGCATACGGGGACAGCTTCGCATACGGGAGAGCGTCGCCAATGATCACACGAATCAGATAAACGAGATCGGAAACCGTCAACGCCATACCATCGGCGTTAACATCGGTAGCCGCAATCTGACCTTCAACGCTGACCGTGAAGGCACCCAGACCTTTGATAAAATAGTTGGTGAACACAACCGCGTCACCAATTTCATTGGCCAGGCCGTTCAGGTTGACGTCACCGCGAGCGTCGATACTGTCGGCGCAAACGATGTCGATACCACCATTCCAGAAGTCGATGAACCGGACGGTTCCGGGCTTAATGATCATCTGCTGGTCAACATATACGGTGTCATCCGGAGTGTCGCAGATATCCGGAGCGCCAAGGTAAGTCGGCATAGCCGCATTAGCGGTAATCTCGGCTCCCCAGAACTCGTATACGTGACGCGAGATGGCAGTAATGACCACATTGGGAGCGGCGGTCGAGGGATGATAGGCGATAGTGTTGTCGCCGCAATCCATCCAGAAGAACCGAATCGGCACATACTGGCATTCCAGAGTCCGGTTGTTGGAAACCAGGAAGTCCAGAGTGAACAGAACGGTGCCAGACGGAACATTCAGCTCAAGCGGATGATGCGGACCGTCATTCTGGTCAGCCAGAGCGACCACACGAAGCAGACCGGACGGGCAAGCGTTGCCGCAGTTGCCGTTCGGGCCGAAACGATAGGTGAAATACTCCCACTGGTAGATGCCGGCCATGTCAAACAGCTCGCCAGGGAAGGCACCCATGAAGGTCAGAGCAGAGGCGTCATAAGCAATGAGGAAGTCGAAACCGAGCATGTCATTAGTGCCTTCGAACTTCGTCACATTGACCAGGGAGTGATGACCCTGGAGAACCTTCTCTACCTTCGCGATCTTGATCTGATAAGGCAGCTCGGAAACCGTAACGAAGGTTACCTCGCAACAATCAAAATCACCGGCGCAGTCGGTCACACAAATCGTAAACGTGAAAGTTCCGCCGAGTTCGCTCAGGTCCGGAACAAATGTGAAATGACCGAGCGCATCGATACCATACGGGCCAATCGGTGGAGCCGGGGTCACACCGGAGACCGACCAGGTCTTGGTGTCGCCAATGTTGAAGTCGGTCGCGGTAAAGTCGGCAGCACCGCCGGACAGACCCACGGTAAAGGTCTCGCCGCAGTCGCCGGCAATCACCGGAGCGGTGTTCAGAACGACGATACCCATAACGCAGTGCTGGGTCGCAATGCCCGGGGCACCATGCATGGCATCAGTCGCGAGAACATCGACATTGAGGGACTGACCAACATCCTGACAGGTCGGCTGATAGGTGAAAGCACCGCCTACGAGACCGCCGACACCGCCGGCCTTGGAATACGTGATCGCGTCTTGCTCAACATCAATCGCCAGGAAAGTGGCCGTCACGGGAACATCCCACTGGGTCGTCTTCTGCAACGGGCAGAGAGCGCCAGGAAGCGTGAAGTTGGGCGCGAAATTCGGGGCCTGCTCTACGGTAAAGCAGACAGGGTCGAAAGTCGGCTGCGGATCATCGAAAATCCAGTCATAGACATCGTTGACGGCATCGCCCTGGCCAATGCAAATCTGGCCAGTAGTGGCGGGACCGACAAGAGCGACAGTGGCGCCGAACTTCAGGATCAGTTTCGCAACGCCGTCACCGGGGAACCCACCGGAGTTACCGACGCCGGTGTAGTTGAACAGGTCCGGAAGAACTCCGTCCCAGCTCTCGGCATACGTCGTTTTGAAAAGGTCCCAATAACCCTTGAAAGCAGCCTGGGCAAACAATGCGGTGTCGCCCCAGACAACCGTCACGTCCGTCCCGGTAATGGAGAACGGGCTGGACCAGGTTATGCGGGCCGGAGAATCGGTGCTGGCCGCAGAAACATCGATGCTGACGGCCATACCCGGATTAATCTTGGTATTGGGCCCATCAACGTAGGCACCGGCACCAGATACGGCAGCGCTGAAAGTCAATGTTGCATAGCTCTGCCCAAAAGAAAGAAGCATTAAGGATAAGACAAGTACAAACAATATGCGTTTCATCTTGTGCTCCTATGTTGTTTCGTTAACATAATATTCAGTCATTAATCGCGACTCTTTCGAGTCATTAACCCCCCCTCGGGGTCCCAGAATCGGTTTTGGTTCTCCCGGCGAGAGCCACCTAGCCGAAAGATATGGCCAATTCCGGTTAAGCAAGAAAATCAAAGTGTTTTCTTTCTTTTGAGCGCGTGTTTGCAATTACCTCTTAAAGTGTCACCTCCTTTCTTTTCTCTTTTTTGGTTTCTTAGTGTTTAGTCACCTTTGACTAAGTAAATATTAAATTCTTGTTCTAATTCTGTTAAGTCTCTTCAATTACTTCTACTTCGTCATCCCACACATAATCAATGGCAAATCGGCGCCGGCCCGCCTTTATACAGGAAGAGGATGAGGTAGGTGACATCCTTTATATTCGTGATAGAATCGCCGTTGCAGTTCGCCAGACGCGGCACCGGCGGCGCGGCCCCACCCTGATAAAGGAATTTTATCAGGTAAGTAACATCCTGAATATTGATCACTCGGTTATTATTCACATCACCGCAAATTCCGGTCATAATGGTCAGCGAGCCATCGGTAACACTGACCTTGCTCGTATCCAGCCGGGCCACCAGTATTGTATCAACGTCGATCGAATCCGGTTGGGCGGGCGGGATTGAAACCTCCTGGTAGAGCATACAGATAGTATTCTGGGGCGGGTCGGCCCACTGCTGACAGACAAACCAACTCGTATCCACTACCGACTGTGAATAAAACCCGATGAGATTTCCTTCCTCATCCGAGAAACCAAAATTATCAAGGTTGTCGTGCTGGATCATGATTTTCACGGTGCGTTCGGTGGCCGTGTCGGGAATATTGAAAATGTCCGCCCGAAGCTTGATCAGCGGCGTCCGCCCATCCTGTGGGAAGCCGATACCTTTTTTATAAGGCGGCGCCAGAAGGTTGGCCTGGGCGGTGATTTTCATATCCATGCCGTTGGATCCGTAGGATCGGGTCTGAATATACTCCCAGCCCGATACCAGCGTCCCGGTCGTATCAATGTTGCCGACAAACGCCGGAGTCGTATCGATATGAACCCAGTCCCAACCATAGTCGAAGGTCGAATCGATACAGTGCGGAGGATTGCCGCCATACTGCAGGCAACGCCAGAAGCCGATTTCCGAACTGGAGTCGATACAATGACCGCCGCTGTACTGGTGGCAGATCCAGTATGGCGAAACCACTACCGAATCGCAACTATGAGGGACCGTGCCGGACCGGCAGGCCCAACGTATGGTGTCCACAACCGTGTCAAGTTCCGTAATAAAAACGGCGCGATCCGGCCGATTTAAAATCAGCCAGAGTTCAAAACCGGCGACCGTGTCGGAAAAGTTGTTCATGTAAACAGAAATGAGCGAATTTTGCTGCCCCGGGGGACCGGTCGTATCGCCCACGTTCACCTCCAGGTCATAAAACTGTGCATACCCTGAAGTGGCAAAGAACAGCAAAAAGAAAAGGATGGCAGTAGCGATTAGGTAGCTAGTGCTCAGGGACTTGGGATTGAAGGACATTCCTTATCTCCTCCGTTAAGTGTCTATCGGTTTAACGCTATCCCTTAGCTATTCTTCAAATAATCTGCAACCTTAAGAAATTGACCAGCTTAACCAACATATAGCCAGGGTGATTTATATATCACCTATCGGCTTTTCTGCCTTTTTTTTCAGCCAACGCTAAGCTACTCAACCATTCAATCTAACAGTAGTCTATTTTAAGTCGCCCCCCACGGCCGACTTAAAACTGCAGTATTTTGGCTCTGACAATGTACTTCAGGGTTTATGAAGACCTTTAGTTCGCCTTATTTTCCAACAAGGTTTACTGCGGACACTATACCTATCATCGAACTGAATATATATAGAAAGAAACTGGTTGTCAATAGGAAAATTCGCATTTTCGCCATATTTTTTCAAGGGCCGCGCCCCCCTTATACATTATAGCGCGACTCATTCGGCCCCCTGCTGTTCATCCGATGCACAAAGCAAGCGGCATTTTGCGGCTCCCCGAACCTTTTCCCGCCGAAATATCATCTCCTGAAAGGGGATAAGAATTCTCCCTAATCACCCTGGAATATTAGTATTTTCGATAAATCTCTCGGAGAAGCAGATTGTAGTTGCTATCTTTACCGAGATTGACAATTTTATGCCGCAACTTCTCCTGCAAGAAAGGGATCCGCTCTATGGCAAAGTTGATGAGCAAGAAGACCAGAGAAATCGTGCTGACCGTGGCGGTCCTGACGGCCATTGTCCTTTTCTTGATATTCTATATCATTTACCCTTTAATAGCTGTTCCCCGTCTGACCGCCCGCCCTGATGCCGACCGCTTCAAGGATCCCCAATTTAAGCTCACCAATGACGCCGCCTATTTTGTTCAGAGCGGCCTGCATCCGGATACTTTTGCGGTCAGCTCTAATGACAACATTAACCTGGCGGCGTTATTTTTTGCCCCCGACA is drawn from Candidatus Zixiibacteriota bacterium and contains these coding sequences:
- a CDS encoding cohesin domain-containing protein, whose translation is MKLFYCIAMSLMVLTGVPARVLLAAETANSAPVIEPIARQYVMEGERLQLKITATDTDLDAITLGIISRPLGSIFLDKGNGTADFSWTPNFTGPNSSEGSPFELTFWAGDGHNSSLIRTEIIVTNKNRRPIIAAPDTVSGVAGELVSCDLSADDPDHDRVSWSLLTLPDRVSFSGGNPGHISWESSYRDSGYYPVRIAAIDQYDAADTAEVVLSMAPAVIYALTIDTSSGYPGEIATVNINLANLEPISGFDLVTNYDASGLSLISISKTETRAAAFEYFNYKLNDRGIQGDVRLTGIADMLNSTVAPDLAAGSGPIVRLTFYITSDLNFAGFSIPLRFVFRDLLTGIDNTLTDTSGNRIEQSSIDYYDGYIRVLKSAMGNLGDINLNGMPYEIGDMVYFTNYFINPRQFPLDPVQRANSDVNKDGTPGTVADLVFLLNRLVNGSYPTAKPRYNLSPVDVYVRDDAGGFELSYDAFENLGALALTLEGVREIPAGLNLVAGPESGGMRCKWNTDGNLLRVLLYSENGAVIPAGVGRFLKIEDISAFTIKEIQASSADGYTIPVAVKGDPTTLPTGYTLYQNFPNPFNPATEIRFDLPAPAQVRLTVYNLLGAEVATLVQGDLPGGHHTAIWDGKDHSGNAVASGIYFYRLKAADYAAQKKMILIK
- a CDS encoding T9SS type A sorting domain-containing protein, producing MKRILFVLVLSLMLLSFGQSYATLTFSAAVSGAGAYVDGPNTKINPGMAVSIDVSAASTDSPARITWSSPFSITGTDVTVVWGDTALFAQAAFKGYWDLFKTTYAESWDGVLPDLFNYTGVGNSGGFPGDGVAKLILKFGATVALVGPATTGQICIGQGDAVNDVYDWIFDDPQPTFDPVCFTVEQAPNFAPNFTLPGALCPLQKTTQWDVPVTATFLAIDVEQDAITYSKAGGVGGLVGGAFTYQPTCQDVGQSLNVDVLATDAMHGAPGIATQHCVMGIVVLNTAPVIAGDCGETFTVGLSGGAADFTATDFNIGDTKTWSVSGVTPAPPIGPYGIDALGHFTFVPDLSELGGTFTFTICVTDCAGDFDCCEVTFVTVSELPYQIKIAKVEKVLQGHHSLVNVTKFEGTNDMLGFDFLIAYDASALTFMGAFPGELFDMAGIYQWEYFTYRFGPNGNCGNACPSGLLRVVALADQNDGPHHPLELNVPSGTVLFTLDFLVSNNRTLECQYVPIRFFWMDCGDNTIAYHPSTAAPNVVITAISRHVYEFWGAEITANAAMPTYLGAPDICDTPDDTVYVDQQMIIKPGTVRFIDFWNGGIDIVCADSIDARGDVNLNGLANEIGDAVVFTNYFIKGLGAFTVSVEGQIAATDVNADGMALTVSDLVYLIRVIIGDALPYAKLSPYANTANFGLNGNVVTVDAELGAAYFVFNGAADVSLGAGASNMTLMTGTLNGNTVALVYNSMDKGATCTGGILNTNGTVKSVDAVDYFGNAYKVGMLPTAFSISNYPNPFNPVTIIELMLPVASDWTVSIYNVAGQKVAGYNGYSPAGKQVVTWDASNVATGIYFYKVEAGKFSATKKMVLMK